One region of Oikeobacillus pervagus genomic DNA includes:
- the mscL gene encoding large conductance mechanosensitive channel protein MscL, which translates to MWNDFKKFAMKGNVIDLAVGVIIGAAFSKIVSSLVDDIIMPLFGFVLGGINLKGLEWTVNEAAIKYGNFLQTIVDFFIIAFSIFIFVRLISRMRTKNDEVKEQAPSLTNEEKLLMEIRDLLKQTKEGL; encoded by the coding sequence ATGTGGAATGATTTCAAAAAGTTTGCCATGAAAGGGAATGTGATCGATTTAGCTGTTGGGGTGATCATCGGTGCTGCCTTCAGTAAAATTGTTTCCTCCCTTGTTGATGACATCATTATGCCATTATTTGGATTTGTCTTAGGAGGCATTAATTTAAAAGGGTTAGAGTGGACAGTCAATGAGGCCGCAATCAAATACGGAAACTTTCTACAAACAATTGTAGACTTCTTTATTATTGCGTTTTCCATTTTCATTTTTGTCCGACTGATCAGCCGGATGAGAACAAAAAACGATGAAGTGAAAGAACAAGCTCCATCCTTAACAAACGAGGAAAAATTATTAATGGAGATTCGCGATTTATTAAAGCAAACAAAAGAAGGATTGTAG
- a CDS encoding FeoB small GTPase domain-containing protein codes for MEHNQPIKIALAGNPNVGKSTLFNTLTGLKQHTGNWPGKTVIHAEGEFSHKGKHYTMIDLPGTYSLFSNSADEEVARDYIIFEHPDITIVVLDATSIERNLNLALQVLEMTDNVIVCINLIDEAKKKGIEIHHQALMTKLGVPVIKISARNKIGIDQLLDTIDRMMEGKISTNPYRMTYSDEIEEKIAKLLPYIEETFGIDVPPRWMALRLLDGDESLLKTYSERKKQEQEVLNHDFAYRTKTQQL; via the coding sequence ATGGAACATAATCAACCAATCAAAATCGCGTTAGCCGGTAATCCGAATGTTGGAAAAAGCACATTATTCAATACATTGACTGGTTTAAAACAACATACAGGTAACTGGCCAGGAAAAACAGTTATCCATGCAGAAGGAGAGTTTTCCCATAAAGGAAAGCATTACACGATGATTGACTTGCCAGGAACTTACTCGCTTTTTTCCAATTCAGCGGATGAAGAAGTGGCGCGGGACTATATTATATTTGAACACCCAGATATTACAATTGTTGTGTTAGATGCTACTTCCATTGAACGCAATTTAAATTTAGCCCTACAAGTATTAGAAATGACGGACAATGTCATTGTATGTATTAATTTAATAGATGAAGCAAAGAAAAAAGGAATTGAAATTCATCATCAAGCCCTGATGACAAAGCTTGGAGTCCCGGTGATCAAAATATCAGCTCGAAATAAAATTGGAATCGACCAACTTTTAGATACGATTGACCGAATGATGGAGGGGAAAATTTCAACCAATCCATATAGAATGACCTACTCAGACGAAATTGAGGAAAAAATAGCAAAGTTACTTCCTTATATAGAGGAGACGTTCGGAATTGATGTACCACCACGTTGGATGGCTTTACGCCTACTTGATGGGGATGAATCATTATTAAAAACGTATTCAGAAAGAAAAAAACAAGAGCAGGAGGTGTTGAACCATGACTTCGCATACCGAACCAAAACCCAACAATTATGA
- a CDS encoding YuzL family protein, whose translation MAKHKKSPSKAGVSAASVKGNAGPNVEYDGGGKVNSQNNQYKK comes from the coding sequence ATGGCGAAACATAAGAAAAGCCCTTCGAAGGCAGGCGTTAGTGCTGCAAGTGTTAAGGGAAATGCCGGTCCAAATGTAGAATATGATGGCGGTGGAAAAGTTAATAGTCAAAACAATCAATATAAAAAATAG
- a CDS encoding FtsW/RodA/SpoVE family cell cycle protein codes for MTSHNQNKSRIDYNLVFILILLFLVSCISIYSAQTTGQYKDNFMIRQIVYYIIGIFIILGVIRLDSDQLLKLSWYVYGFGLFLLVLLIIAPYSIAPVVNGAKSWFVLPGISIQPSEFVKVFLIVTLSRVLVDHHQKNPVKSTESDLILLLKLGGITAVPLLLIMQQPDLGTGLVLISILIGMIFVSGITWRILLPIFGTGMALISAILYLVLWHPQLLEKYLGVKQYQFGRIYSWLDPYTYESSTGFHLTKSLLAIGSGQTGGKGFGYREVYLPESHTDFIFSVIGEEFGFIGASIVVSLFFMLIFHITKLALETKIPFYSYMCAGVISMITFHVFQNIGMTIGLLPITGIPLPFISYGGSSLMGNMLAVGLIFSIYFNERHYMFSSYN; via the coding sequence ATGACTTCTCATAACCAAAATAAAAGTAGAATTGATTATAATTTAGTTTTTATCTTGATTTTGCTGTTTTTAGTGAGTTGTATTTCCATTTATAGTGCACAAACAACAGGGCAATATAAAGATAATTTTATGATCAGGCAAATTGTGTATTATATTATTGGAATCTTTATTATTCTTGGGGTGATTCGCCTTGATTCGGATCAGCTATTGAAGCTATCTTGGTATGTATATGGATTTGGACTCTTTCTTTTGGTATTACTAATTATTGCGCCTTATAGTATTGCACCAGTTGTAAATGGGGCGAAAAGTTGGTTTGTTTTACCGGGAATATCCATACAACCATCTGAATTCGTCAAAGTATTTTTGATTGTGACTCTTTCAAGGGTACTTGTCGATCATCATCAAAAAAATCCAGTTAAATCGACTGAATCTGATTTAATATTATTGCTTAAATTAGGTGGAATAACGGCAGTTCCATTATTATTGATCATGCAGCAACCAGATTTAGGAACTGGGTTAGTACTTATTTCAATCTTAATCGGAATGATTTTTGTTTCAGGAATTACTTGGCGTATTTTGCTCCCCATTTTCGGTACAGGGATGGCACTTATTTCTGCTATTTTGTACCTTGTGCTTTGGCATCCTCAATTATTAGAAAAATATTTAGGTGTTAAACAATATCAATTTGGACGGATATATTCTTGGCTTGATCCTTATACCTATGAGAGCTCAACGGGTTTCCATTTAACGAAGTCTTTGCTTGCCATCGGTTCCGGACAAACAGGTGGGAAGGGATTTGGCTATCGCGAAGTCTATTTGCCGGAAAGTCATACCGATTTCATCTTTAGTGTGATTGGAGAAGAATTTGGTTTTATAGGGGCAAGTATTGTCGTTAGTTTGTTTTTTATGCTCATCTTCCATATAACCAAATTAGCGTTAGAAACCAAAATCCCATTTTACTCCTATATGTGTGCAGGGGTCATTTCAATGATTACATTCCACGTATTCCAAAATATTGGAATGACGATCGGGTTATTGCCAATCACGGGGATTCCTTTACCATTCATCAGTTATGGAGGTAGTTCCCTAATGGGGAATATGCTCGCTGTTGGTTTGATTTTTTCGATTTATTTTAATGAAAGACATTATATGTTTTCCTCTTATAATTAA
- a CDS encoding FeoA family protein encodes MNNPETIALNEAKTGDCIKIKELKVKGTMRRRLLDLGFVPSAEVIVLQKSPLGDPIAFRVSNTTIALRKEESSQIFGELISYGT; translated from the coding sequence ATGAATAATCCCGAAACCATCGCTCTCAATGAAGCGAAAACAGGTGATTGTATTAAAATAAAAGAATTAAAGGTGAAAGGAACGATGAGAAGAAGATTACTGGACTTAGGATTCGTTCCCTCTGCAGAAGTAATCGTTTTACAAAAAAGTCCATTAGGAGATCCCATCGCCTTTCGTGTTAGCAATACGACCATTGCACTTCGAAAAGAAGAAAGCTCACAAATTTTCGGGGAGTTGATCTCTTATGGAACATAA
- a CDS encoding S66 family peptidase gives MFPPRLQPGDEIRIIAPSTSMAVVKGKQLEIAQERLETFGFRVTYGKYVEEHDEFFSTSIQNRVEDLHDAFSDPNVKAILTAIGGYNVNQILTSIDYNVIQKHPKILCGYSDITALQLAIYKKTGLITYSGPHFSTFGNVQASDYTIQNFLTALTNDAPFDIEPSSYWSDDKWYLDQAERNFHPQGDYFVIQEGSAEGRLIGGNLCTMNLLQGTEFMPSLDHKILFIEDDEESHPLSFDRDLQSLLHLPSAKNIQAILIGRFQKGSNMTDTALSKIIKGKPELKDIPIIANVNFGHTDPIATIPIGGKATVIAKNGKSTIHIEP, from the coding sequence ATGTTTCCACCAAGACTCCAACCTGGAGATGAAATCCGTATTATTGCTCCTTCAACGAGTATGGCTGTTGTCAAAGGTAAGCAACTAGAAATCGCACAGGAAAGGCTCGAAACTTTTGGCTTTCGAGTAACGTACGGGAAGTATGTAGAGGAACATGACGAATTCTTTTCTACATCTATCCAAAATCGGGTAGAAGATTTACATGATGCATTTTCAGATCCAAATGTAAAAGCGATTTTGACTGCGATAGGAGGATATAACGTCAATCAAATCTTAACTTCTATTGATTATAATGTAATCCAAAAACATCCGAAGATTTTATGTGGATATAGTGATATTACAGCATTACAGCTTGCCATTTATAAGAAAACGGGCTTAATTACATATTCAGGACCTCATTTTTCAACATTCGGAAATGTACAAGCTTCTGATTATACGATTCAGAATTTCTTGACGGCCTTAACGAATGATGCCCCATTTGATATCGAACCATCTTCTTATTGGAGCGATGACAAATGGTATTTAGACCAAGCGGAGCGCAATTTCCATCCGCAGGGTGATTATTTCGTGATACAGGAAGGCTCAGCAGAAGGAAGGTTAATTGGCGGGAACCTCTGTACAATGAATTTACTTCAAGGGACAGAATTTATGCCATCTCTTGATCACAAGATTTTATTTATTGAAGATGACGAGGAATCCCATCCCTTATCTTTTGATCGTGATTTACAATCATTGCTACATTTACCAAGTGCGAAGAATATTCAGGCCATCCTGATCGGGCGTTTTCAAAAAGGATCCAATATGACAGACACGGCTTTATCTAAAATAATAAAAGGAAAACCTGAATTAAAGGATATTCCTATCATTGCTAATGTGAATTTTGGCCATACAGACCCAATCGCAACCATTCCTATTGGCGGAAAAGCAACGGTCATCGCCAAAAATGGCAAATCAACGATACACATCGAGCCTTGA
- the rfbC gene encoding dTDP-4-dehydrorhamnose 3,5-epimerase produces the protein MEIIETSLPGVVILKPEITMDDRGFSLENYNEQIFFEKGIKVKFIQEHQLFSVREHTVRGLHYQLNPKAQTKLVQVTKGAIFNVVLDLRKESPTFGKWESIILSDDNMEQLLIPKGLAHGFCTLLRNTEVQYKVDEYDSPELGRGIFWNDPALAIDWPITSAFLSDKDQKYPLFKDSEHDFK, from the coding sequence ATGGAAATTATTGAAACAAGTTTACCAGGTGTAGTCATACTGAAGCCTGAAATCACCATGGATGATCGTGGATTTTCATTAGAGAATTACAACGAACAGATATTTTTTGAAAAGGGGATTAAAGTCAAATTTATTCAAGAGCATCAGCTTTTTTCGGTGAGGGAACATACGGTTCGCGGTCTCCACTATCAACTGAATCCAAAAGCACAGACAAAGCTTGTCCAAGTGACAAAAGGGGCCATTTTTAATGTGGTGTTGGATCTTCGAAAAGAATCCCCGACATTTGGTAAATGGGAAAGCATTATTTTATCCGACGATAATATGGAACAATTATTAATCCCGAAAGGCCTTGCACATGGATTTTGTACCTTACTTAGAAATACGGAAGTTCAATATAAAGTGGACGAGTACGATTCCCCTGAATTAGGGCGGGGAATCTTTTGGAATGACCCTGCTTTAGCCATCGATTGGCCGATTACATCCGCTTTCTTATCGGATAAAGATCAGAAATACCCATTATTTAAAGATAGTGAACATGATTTCAAATAA
- a CDS encoding enoyl-CoA hydratase-related protein, producing MEFLSWRSKDEIAYIRLENPQEFNTLTLQLLEEMEDLLKDIAEKREAKVVVMEGSNRVFCAGHSLREIEAKTEQEVLTLFQTCQRVMKTMREIPQLIISKVEKAAVAAGCQLVAASDLAVASDQAKFATPGINSGLFCSTPAVFLSRNIGRKKAVELLFTGNFMSAQEALQYGLVNKVVPLEVLDEETDQLARAVTKQSLNIIELGKRQFYQQIQMEDFQALNYATEVISLNSKHPDAKEGIRSFFEKRPPVWT from the coding sequence ATGGAATTTTTATCATGGAGATCCAAAGATGAAATTGCTTATATTAGATTAGAAAATCCCCAAGAGTTTAATACGTTAACATTGCAGCTGCTTGAAGAGATGGAAGATCTATTAAAGGATATCGCGGAAAAGAGAGAAGCTAAAGTTGTGGTAATGGAAGGGTCTAATAGAGTATTTTGTGCGGGTCATAGTTTAAGGGAAATTGAGGCGAAGACCGAGCAAGAAGTCTTAACTTTATTCCAGACATGTCAACGTGTAATGAAAACGATGAGAGAGATTCCTCAGCTGATTATTTCGAAGGTTGAAAAAGCGGCTGTTGCTGCAGGTTGTCAATTAGTAGCAGCTAGTGATTTAGCGGTCGCAAGTGATCAAGCGAAATTTGCGACCCCTGGAATAAATTCTGGCCTATTTTGCAGTACACCTGCAGTGTTTTTAAGTCGGAATATCGGTCGGAAAAAAGCGGTGGAATTATTATTTACAGGGAACTTTATGTCGGCTCAAGAGGCTTTACAATATGGATTAGTCAATAAAGTAGTTCCGTTAGAAGTATTAGATGAGGAAACGGATCAACTAGCGAGGGCCGTTACAAAACAAAGTTTAAATATTATCGAATTAGGAAAAAGACAATTCTACCAGCAAATTCAAATGGAAGATTTCCAAGCCCTTAATTATGCAACAGAAGTCATTTCCTTAAATAGCAAACATCCTGATGCAAAGGAAGGAATCCGGTCCTTTTTTGAAAAACGACCTCCAGTGTGGACTTAA
- a CDS encoding 3-hydroxyacyl-CoA dehydrogenase/enoyl-CoA hydratase family protein: MVQRINKAAVLGSGIMGSGIAAHLANIGIPTLLLDIVPRELTDEEKAKGLTLEDKVVRNRFAEGALKKLLKQKPAPLTSKKNLNLIQAGNMEDDMEKLSEVDWIIEVVVENLDIKKKVFEQVERYRKEGSIVSSNTSGISIEAMSEGRSEEFQKHFLGTHFFNPPRYLKLLEVIPTKQTSPEVLEFMKQFGEDVLGKGVVLAKDTPNFIGNRIGTYGLLVTVQEMLKAGLSVGEVDSITGPLIGRPKSATFRTLDVVGLDTFIHVANNVYEKVEGEEKKIFEIPSFMKTMLENGWLGSKSGQGFFVKKGKEILELNPETLEYEPRKKLKSAAVEASKQAKGTVNKMKALVYADDPAGKFLWSILAPVLTYSAELLGEIADDIVAIDQAMKWGFGWKFGPFETWDAIGVEKSVQKMEAEGMKVPVWVKEMVANGHPSFYKEDEISMFYQNGEYKPVPQNPKVIDLRQLKKQGKLIKKNAGASLIDIGDGVALLEFHSPNNALGLDTIQMINYSIDEVEKNYKGLVIGNQGKNFCVGANLAMMLMEAQDDNYFELDMVIRNFHQAMMKIKYSAKPVVAAPFAMTLGGGTEVCLPTAHIQATMETYMGLVEVGVGLIPGGGGNKELYIKHLESIPNGVQFDLQNVANKVFESIAMAKVSTSGEEARDNNFLNKADGISVNQDHQLYDAKQVVISLFERGYTPPIRKKVPVVGETGYAALLLGAQTMMKSGYISEHDYTIAKKLAYVIAGGKVPFGTKVDEQYLLDLEREAFLSLIKEPKSQQRMQHMLLKGKPLRN, translated from the coding sequence TTGGTTCAGCGTATCAATAAAGCAGCCGTTCTAGGATCTGGAATTATGGGATCAGGGATTGCGGCACATTTAGCAAATATAGGAATCCCTACATTATTATTGGATATTGTACCTCGTGAATTGACAGATGAAGAAAAAGCGAAGGGACTGACACTTGAAGATAAAGTTGTGAGAAACCGTTTTGCGGAAGGTGCTTTGAAAAAGCTTTTAAAACAAAAACCAGCACCATTAACTTCTAAGAAAAACTTAAACCTCATTCAAGCTGGAAATATGGAAGATGATATGGAAAAGCTTTCTGAAGTGGACTGGATCATTGAAGTAGTGGTGGAAAACCTTGATATCAAAAAGAAAGTGTTCGAACAAGTAGAGCGCTATCGGAAAGAAGGAAGCATTGTTAGCTCCAATACATCAGGTATTTCTATTGAAGCAATGTCTGAAGGTCGGTCAGAGGAATTCCAAAAACATTTTCTTGGAACACACTTCTTTAATCCGCCTCGTTATTTAAAATTACTCGAAGTTATTCCAACGAAACAAACGTCCCCTGAAGTACTTGAATTTATGAAACAGTTTGGTGAGGATGTTCTAGGAAAAGGTGTAGTTCTTGCGAAAGATACTCCGAACTTTATTGGGAATCGAATTGGAACTTATGGGTTGCTTGTAACTGTTCAAGAAATGTTGAAAGCAGGATTAAGTGTAGGAGAAGTGGATTCCATCACTGGCCCTTTAATCGGTCGTCCAAAAAGTGCAACATTCCGCACATTAGATGTCGTAGGTTTAGATACTTTTATTCATGTTGCCAACAATGTATATGAAAAAGTAGAGGGAGAAGAGAAAAAGATTTTTGAAATTCCATCCTTTATGAAGACAATGTTAGAAAATGGCTGGTTAGGTTCTAAATCAGGACAAGGATTCTTCGTTAAAAAAGGAAAAGAAATCTTAGAATTGAACCCAGAAACATTAGAATATGAACCTCGCAAAAAACTAAAATCAGCGGCAGTAGAAGCTAGTAAACAAGCAAAAGGAACTGTAAACAAAATGAAAGCGCTTGTTTATGCAGATGACCCAGCTGGAAAGTTTCTATGGAGTATATTAGCCCCTGTATTAACGTATTCAGCGGAATTACTAGGGGAAATCGCGGATGATATTGTAGCGATTGATCAGGCAATGAAATGGGGATTTGGCTGGAAATTTGGTCCATTCGAAACATGGGATGCCATCGGCGTAGAAAAATCTGTTCAAAAAATGGAAGCAGAAGGAATGAAAGTGCCTGTTTGGGTGAAAGAGATGGTGGCAAACGGACATCCTTCTTTCTATAAAGAAGATGAAATTTCAATGTTCTATCAAAATGGAGAATATAAACCAGTTCCTCAAAATCCTAAAGTGATTGATTTAAGACAATTGAAAAAACAAGGCAAACTGATTAAGAAAAATGCGGGAGCTAGTTTAATAGATATCGGCGATGGAGTAGCATTACTGGAATTCCATTCACCTAATAATGCACTTGGTTTAGATACGATCCAAATGATTAATTACTCCATTGATGAAGTGGAGAAGAACTATAAAGGACTCGTTATCGGGAACCAAGGGAAAAACTTCTGTGTAGGCGCGAACCTTGCCATGATGTTAATGGAGGCTCAAGATGACAACTACTTTGAATTAGATATGGTGATCCGTAATTTTCATCAAGCGATGATGAAAATCAAATATAGTGCAAAACCGGTTGTTGCTGCACCATTTGCGATGACTCTTGGTGGAGGAACGGAAGTATGTTTACCGACAGCACATATTCAAGCAACGATGGAAACATACATGGGACTTGTTGAAGTAGGGGTTGGTCTAATCCCTGGTGGTGGCGGAAATAAAGAACTTTATATAAAACATTTAGAAAGTATACCAAACGGAGTTCAATTTGATCTTCAAAATGTAGCAAATAAAGTGTTCGAAAGTATCGCAATGGCGAAAGTGTCCACATCTGGGGAAGAGGCTCGAGACAATAACTTCTTAAATAAAGCAGATGGAATCAGTGTGAATCAGGATCATCAATTATATGATGCAAAACAAGTGGTCATCTCATTATTTGAAAGAGGATATACACCACCAATTCGCAAGAAAGTTCCAGTAGTTGGGGAAACTGGTTATGCTGCATTGCTTCTTGGCGCTCAAACCATGATGAAATCGGGATATATTTCAGAACATGATTACACGATTGCGAAGAAATTAGCCTATGTCATTGCAGGTGGAAAGGTACCGTTTGGAACAAAAGTAGATGAACAGTATTTATTAGATTTAGAAAGAGAAGCATTCTTAAGCCTAATTAAAGAACCGAAATCTCAACAACGTATGCAACACATGTTATTAAAAGGGAAACCATTACGTAACTAA
- a CDS encoding proline dehydrogenase, whose translation MEMMMRNFFLFLSKNRMLTKMSKKYGRRFGAARFVAGETIDEVVQVIKNLNESNLSVTIDHLGEFISSGEEANEMTLQVIKAIKAIRHKQLDSQISVKLTSLGMDISNEIVMRNMQRILRVAEENDVFVTIDMEDYAHCQRTLDLFKQLKKEFHHVGTVIQAYLYRSEKDIEDLRKYSPHLRLVKGAYKESKEVAYPMKKDVDENFKKIIKMHLINGNYTAIATHDDQIIEYTKQIIREHKIPTDQCEFQMLYGIRPEKQMELAKQGYKMRVYVPYGGDWYGYFMRRLAERPANVLFVLKGMMRK comes from the coding sequence ATGGAAATGATGATGAGGAATTTCTTTTTATTTTTATCTAAAAACCGGATGCTAACGAAAATGTCAAAAAAATATGGTCGAAGATTTGGTGCCGCACGTTTTGTGGCGGGCGAGACAATCGATGAGGTTGTCCAAGTGATCAAGAATTTAAATGAATCCAATTTAAGTGTGACCATTGATCACTTAGGAGAATTCATTAGTTCCGGAGAAGAAGCAAATGAAATGACATTGCAAGTGATAAAGGCTATTAAAGCCATTCGACATAAACAACTGGATTCTCAGATCTCTGTCAAACTCACTTCCCTAGGGATGGATATTTCTAATGAAATCGTTATGCGTAATATGCAAAGAATTCTTCGTGTAGCAGAGGAGAACGATGTGTTTGTTACGATTGATATGGAAGATTATGCTCACTGTCAAAGAACTTTAGATCTTTTCAAACAATTAAAGAAGGAATTTCATCATGTAGGAACAGTCATTCAAGCTTATTTGTACCGCTCAGAAAAAGATATAGAAGACTTAAGGAAATACTCTCCTCATCTTCGGTTGGTGAAAGGGGCTTATAAGGAATCCAAAGAAGTAGCCTACCCAATGAAGAAAGATGTGGATGAAAACTTTAAAAAAATCATTAAAATGCATTTAATCAATGGAAATTACACAGCTATTGCCACACATGACGATCAAATAATCGAATATACGAAGCAAATTATAAGAGAACATAAGATTCCAACAGATCAATGCGAATTCCAAATGTTATATGGAATTCGACCTGAAAAACAAATGGAATTGGCAAAGCAAGGGTATAAAATGAGAGTATATGTTCCTTATGGAGGGGATTGGTATGGATACTTTATGAGAAGGCTCGCCGAACGTCCTGCCAATGTGTTGTTTGTTTTAAAAGGAATGATGAGAAAATAA
- a CDS encoding thioredoxin family protein, whose translation MKLIEDKTTFEQLIAKEKPVIVKFFTTWCPDCRRMDMFIDDIIKEHDEYDWYELNKDELPDISDQYDVMGIPSLLIFKNGKKIAHLHSANAKSPEQVQDFLQNNK comes from the coding sequence ATGAAACTAATAGAAGACAAAACGACTTTCGAACAATTAATTGCTAAAGAAAAACCGGTTATTGTTAAATTTTTTACGACATGGTGCCCAGATTGCCGAAGAATGGATATGTTTATTGATGACATTATTAAGGAACATGATGAATACGACTGGTATGAGTTAAATAAAGATGAACTTCCAGATATTAGCGATCAATATGATGTCATGGGAATTCCAAGTTTACTTATTTTCAAAAATGGCAAAAAAATTGCTCACTTACATAGTGCAAATGCAAAATCTCCAGAACAAGTCCAAGATTTTCTCCAAAATAATAAATAA
- a CDS encoding nucleoside recognition domain-containing protein, whose product MSNEDIRDEVVTKIYQTSKSLCDKTVTYQDQNKLKQTEKLDHIFTSKIWGFPIMFAMLGIVFYITIAGANIPSSMLANFFNWFEGYLTTFFKWIHAPEWLYGALVLGFYRGTGWVVSVMLPPMAIFFPVFALLENYGYLPRVAFNMDRLFKRAGAHGKQSLTMAMGFGCNAAAIMSTRIIESPRERMLAILTNNFVPCNGRWPTLILMASLFMASGFTGSLGTLVTAGVVMGMVLIGIVVTLTVSWILSKTALKGVPTHYTLELPPYRRPKFWNTIIRATLDKSLFVLKRAVIVAAPAGVLTWVLANISIGDTSILMYMVNFLDPFAKALGMDGYILMAFILGLPANEIVLPILLMGYLSTGSMIEVDDLNSLKQIFLDHGWTWLTALNMMLFSLLHYPCGTTLFNIYKETKSKKWTFVAFALPTSIAIGVTFAVAQIVRAFGWV is encoded by the coding sequence ATGTCTAACGAGGATATTCGGGATGAAGTTGTAACAAAAATCTATCAAACTTCCAAAAGCCTTTGCGACAAAACAGTTACGTATCAAGACCAGAATAAATTGAAACAAACTGAAAAATTAGATCATATTTTCACATCTAAAATATGGGGATTCCCGATTATGTTCGCCATGTTAGGGATCGTATTTTATATTACAATTGCGGGGGCCAATATCCCTTCAAGTATGCTAGCTAATTTTTTCAATTGGTTTGAAGGATATTTAACGACCTTTTTTAAATGGATTCATGCTCCAGAATGGCTTTACGGTGCACTTGTTCTCGGTTTTTACCGTGGCACAGGTTGGGTGGTCAGCGTCATGTTACCCCCAATGGCGATTTTCTTTCCGGTTTTTGCCCTTTTGGAAAACTACGGTTACCTCCCTCGGGTCGCCTTTAATATGGACCGCTTATTTAAAAGAGCGGGTGCACATGGAAAACAATCTTTAACGATGGCCATGGGATTCGGCTGTAATGCCGCAGCAATCATGTCCACAAGAATTATCGAATCACCGCGTGAGCGAATGCTGGCCATTTTAACGAATAATTTCGTTCCTTGTAATGGGCGCTGGCCAACTTTAATTTTAATGGCCTCCCTCTTTATGGCATCTGGATTCACAGGGAGTCTTGGTACACTTGTAACTGCCGGTGTTGTAATGGGAATGGTTCTTATTGGAATCGTAGTGACTTTAACGGTTTCATGGATTTTATCCAAAACGGCTTTAAAAGGGGTCCCGACACATTATACATTAGAACTGCCACCATATCGTCGACCAAAGTTTTGGAATACAATCATTCGAGCGACTCTTGATAAATCATTATTCGTCTTAAAAAGGGCGGTTATTGTTGCAGCCCCTGCTGGAGTTCTTACATGGGTATTAGCGAATATTTCGATTGGCGACACAAGTATTTTAATGTATATGGTTAACTTTCTTGATCCGTTTGCCAAAGCATTAGGAATGGATGGGTATATCTTAATGGCCTTTATTCTTGGATTACCAGCAAACGAGATCGTCCTTCCCATCTTGCTTATGGGGTACTTATCCACTGGTTCAATGATTGAAGTGGATGATTTAAACTCTTTAAAACAAATCTTTCTTGATCATGGATGGACTTGGTTAACAGCTTTAAATATGATGTTATTTTCACTCCTTCATTATCCATGTGGTACGACATTATTTAATATATACAAAGAGACAAAAAGTAAAAAATGGACATTTGTTGCTTTTGCTCTCCCAACTTCGATTGCGATTGGTGTTACATTCGCTGTTGCACAAATTGTCCGCGCATTTGGGTGGGTATAA
- the ssuE gene encoding NADPH-dependent FMN reductase, whose amino-acid sequence MTEKIVIIVGSPLRPSRSDAVADYLQKDLQAKGKEVTQISVAELPGEDVFFANFKSPEINKKIDIVKEADAVVFVSPVYKASIPGALKAFIDLMPMDILRGKRVFPIMVGGTIAHLLTIEMVLNPLLSVIGATHIAKGVYIIDQMIEIGENGDVSIDPEIQSRLNTSLVELIE is encoded by the coding sequence ATGACAGAGAAAATAGTGATCATTGTAGGGAGTCCATTAAGACCGTCCCGCTCGGATGCAGTCGCCGATTATTTACAAAAAGATTTACAAGCAAAAGGAAAAGAAGTGACACAAATTTCAGTCGCAGAATTACCTGGGGAAGATGTCTTCTTTGCTAATTTCAAAAGTCCTGAAATCAATAAAAAAATAGACATCGTGAAAGAAGCGGATGCAGTCGTTTTCGTTTCCCCTGTGTATAAAGCATCTATACCGGGAGCATTAAAAGCGTTTATTGATTTAATGCCGATGGATATTTTACGAGGAAAACGTGTATTTCCAATCATGGTGGGGGGAACCATCGCACACTTATTAACAATTGAAATGGTTCTAAATCCTCTATTATCTGTGATTGGGGCTACTCATATTGCTAAGGGAGTGTATATTATCGATCAAATGATCGAAATCGGTGAAAATGGGGATGTTTCAATTGATCCTGAAATTCAATCCCGCTTAAATACAAGCTTAGTTGAACTAATTGAATAG